The genomic region TACAGGCCACCACAAAGGCTTCTGCTGAGGGTGTGTCCTCAAGGGGCCATGGGTATGATGGAGATGGAGTGGCTCCATTTCAGTCCCGGACATGAGCCCTGTTTGTGGGCAGACACCGTGATGGGCCCttcatgctcttttttttttttttttaaacagtacgggggtttgaactcagggcctcatgcttgctaggcaggtgctctaccacttgagccactccaccagtctttttttttttttttttttgaattaggTTTTTTCCAGGTAGtgtctggaactatttgcctgggttggcttggaaccatgatcctcctgatctctgcctcctgagtatctggaattacaggtgtgagcagggTGCCCTGCAAGCTCTTGATCTCAGGGATGGGGATGGCTGAGCACCAGGGGAAGCGAGCTCAGAGTACCTTCCACAGCCTCCAGGTGACCAAGCACAACCCACATCATATTTAGTGCTTTTCTTTGTAGCTGCTCATAGTGGATAAAGACACTTCTGTTACTTTTCCAAAATTCTCTGGATTGACTTAAAGTACTTACAAgcatttaaatatgtataaatatatagaaaGTGTTTAATAAACACTTTAGATTATTTGCTATAGTAATCCTTTGTGTGAAAAATTTCATAACTGCCATTGTAAGACTAACTAATAACCTCTTTTGGTTCTTTACAGTAAATAACACACctgtaaatgtttttgtttagccaggcacagtggctcagttctgtaatcccagctacttggatgTCTGAGGAGggagatcttggttcaaggccagccctggcaaatagtttccaagacccccatctcaaaaataaccagagcaaaatggccgggagatgtgactcaagtggtagagcccctgccttgcaagcatgaagccctgagttcaaattccagtaccacaaaaatgtcTAATTTCCCCCTTTTGTTAGTTGTGGGAAAGGGCGGCTGAAGTAGCaaggaagaaaactagaaaattagTTCATTAgcatcctttttttcctctttgtagaATAAGTTGTCTACAACTTTTACTCTCTTAATTGTATTAATGCAGTGACAAAAGAGTATAGGATTCCAGAGTGGGAGGGACTTAAGAGTTTTATGCCACGGAATCTGGTTATCTAGCTTGCCCTGGACACttgttcagtcttttttttttttgtagtaatatTGGACCCAGGGCTTGTGGTTACTACACAAGTGCTGCACCGCCTgagccagccctttctgctttatgtTATTTTCCATATAcagtctcttgcttttgcccaggattgGCCCAATgtcctcttacctatgcttcctctgtagctgagattacaggttcaTGCCACCAACTCTGGATCCTTTAGTTCAGTCTCCCTGGTGACAGCCTCTGACATAATCTCACCTGAGTCTACAGCAGCCCTGCACGAGGTAAGGCAGGAGGAACTGCTTGGTCCTTACATTCCTTGGTCCTAGGATTGAGAACCTAGGTTTTATGACTTTTAGTAGAGTGTCCATCTCTGGTTATGGTATTTAACTTTTTTagttaaaaagcaaaagactTAGTTAACCAAAAGGACCTGAGTTTGTGACTGTCATCCTCGGGAGCAGGAACAAGATGGAGAGTGCACACAGGTGCTTTGACTGCATGGGACTCTGGCCACACTGGGTAGGGAGAAAAGGACTAGTTGTAATGGCAAGGGCTTTACCTGTGGCAAGGGTCTATGGGTGCCCAGAAGGGACAACCCAGATTCCCAACTTCTTCCCCTCCGGGGGTTGATTTTCATTAGATGTGAAAGGAAATAGTAATCCCAAATAGTTAAAACCCACAGGAGTAAGTAAGCAGCGAAGGCTACAGAGGTGATGGAAACCAGTCAAACAGCAGTAGACCAGGAGTTCtgagctttgagttcaaattctggttcCACAACAGACTCAGAGCATTTCTACCTCAGTTGCCCACGTCCTGAAATTCTGCAAAGTGTCTAAGAAAGCCAGTGGTAACACTGGTCAATCTCAGTTGTATCTTAATAAACCAGAGTTGCTGAATCGTGAAGGATGGAGAGATAGCACTCTGCCAAGACAGCTTGCTTTGCACAGAGCTAGCCttgcttttttctgtcttttgagaACGAAGGAATGGAAGATGGTTGGTATGTGTTGCCCTTGAGACTTTCCTATCTCTCATCCTAAGGTAAAGAGCTACATGTTTGTTTAAAGAGTTTGAGTAAAGCTCTCCATTTTCAGATGTAAAATATGTTCTCTTCATAGTCCACAGGTGTCAAACCACAAGGGTTGACAGCAGAGGAGAGGAACCAGGTTCTTCTTGACCTGAAAGCAGCAGGATGGTTGGAATTAAGTGAGAGAGATGCCATCTACAAAGAGTTTTCCTTCGAAAATTTTAATCAGGTAATTATAAATTCTTGCTAGTCTCAAGGTCTGttttggggatttgaactcagaacctacaccttgagccattccaccagccctctttttgtgatgggttttttcaagataggatctcatcaactatttgcctgggctgactttgaaccgtaatcctcctgatctctgcctcctgtgtagtttaagattaaaggtgtgagccacaagcacccagtTGTAACTCTTTCTGATACTAGTGGATGTCTGGTCCCATGTGGACCCCGATTCCACACCCTCCCTTAAGAACCCAgtggaagggctggtggaatagttcaagtggtcaagcacctgcctagcaagcataaggccctgagttcaaatcccagtactgcaaaaaaaaaaaaacaaaaaaaaaactgaagttatAGAATCCTAAATCCTGGTTGATCATTACCACTGTCCACCTGGAACCACTATGGCTTTGATTTGGTGTTAGTTAAGGTATTTAGTTGGAATATTAAATAACACTAAAAGAGGGtgtgagctttcttttttttttttcccggtactggagtttgaactcaggacctcattcttgctaggcaggtgctctgagcCACAAGGTGTGAGGTTTTTTTATACTTACTAGAAGGGGCATGAATGAAACCAGTTGAGAAACATACACCTGCTTGACTGATTTTCTTTACTTTACTGGGCAGTTAGTAAGTTCTTTGTCTTTCTATAGTTGTATTTCTGCCTCTAAATCAACTCTCGtccctgatttctttcctttctcccaagTCCAGTAGCCAGCCCTTAAAGCTTTTCTTAAACCCTGACCTCCACCTTGGAGACAGCCATACCCCATTACTGTTCCCTTTGGGCCCCACCCTGCATAGAGAGTCATCTCCCATGACCTGCTTTGAATGAATCCTCCATTGCATTTACGTAAGGTAAATGCCTTTGGCTTTTTCATGTTTGTTCAGTTTGTTTGGTAATCCTTTGGAcagatttattgtttttatttatgttagGTGTCAGCATTTAGAAATCAGAGCCCGTGTTTGCTTAAATAGCTCTGTATTGTGCCTCACGCAGTTCTGGGTACAAACAGGCGTTTGATAAGTGCAGACATTGATTGCAGTGTTTGCTGATTTCTACCAGGGTGTGTGAGGACCAGGTTTCCACCAAAGAAACCCTCAGCATGTTTTCCTAGTAAATGCTGTTGGCTCCACTGAGCTGCCTGCCCTGTTCTCTTCCCCATCCATCTGGCTGCCAGCCATCTGCAGTGAGTCCCCGACTCCGGGGGAACCTGGACCAAGCAGACTCCCTGTCCCTGTTGCCCCCCGTGCTCCACAGCTCTTGTCAGGGGCTTAGCACTCTGCGGCTGGTGGCAGGGAATCCCCTTGGTACAGTAAGCTTGCACATAGCTCTAGGTAGCATTTTCCAAGCTTATTAAAATTCTTACATGTGTACGGCTTGACTTCTTTAAGCCTGGGCTAATTTATTGGGCTTGCACATGTGGCTTAAAGTACTTGAGTGGTGTTGCCTCAGGCCCTGCCCGTACATCAGTCCTCCAGCACCACGCTAACCCTGTGCTCAGGGCCACTTTCAGAAGTGGGAGGAAGGGGAGCTGTGCAGGGTGTCCTTGGTTACTGTACCACTCATTATTCACGGGCACAGTTCATTATCTAGGCTGCCCCTCTCCCCTCTTCACCCAGCTTTAGGAAAAAGAGGTGGCTGACAAGAAAATGAGCTGGTGACAGGGAATGGATTCAGAGAGCCAGTGCCAGGATGATATCCTGGAATTAGCTTTCCAGCAGGTTTCTACAGTGGTACTGCCCACTCCAGGTGAACAAGTTGGAGCAAGAGAGCCCACAAACTATAGAGAACTGCTGGGTGTCTCAGGACGACAGGGCTGAGAAGACTCGTGATTCAGATTCGGGCTTGTGCTAatgattttggaattttttttttggcagtactggggtttgaactcagggcctcacacttgctagataggtgctctaccacttgagccactctgccagccctgtatttctgttgggtattgCATTTTgtgtttgggtattttttgagatagggtctctcgaactgtctCAAGGATctggccttgaacagagatcctcctgatctctgcctcctgagtagttgagattacaggtgtgagccaccagtgcccacttGATTTTGGAAAGTTTTGAAAGAATCAGAGCTTCGCTTTGGTTTGGATGTTGTCAGGCGATGGGCATTTTCATAAATTTTGCCTGTAGGGAGAATAGACTAAAGCAGGGCCAAAGCTGAAATTggttgttttatcttgttttttggcagtactgggtttgaacttagggtctcatgcttgctaggcaggtgctgtaccacttgagccactccaccaaccctctgaAATTGGAAACTAAGCAGTAGTTACTCATTAGCTGGGAAATGGGGATGTTTGCTGTTTTGTGGCTTGGACAATATTCATGTTTTGTTTGCATTCAGATATCATTGCAGAGTGGTCTGTTTTTGTTCTTACCTATCTTGGTCACATGGCTCTGTTGGTTGTCAATGTTATGTTCAAGAAGAGAAcaccaggccaggtgtggtggctcacgcctgtaatcccatctacttgggaggcagcaatcaggaggatcatggtttgaggccagcccaggcaaatagtttgcaagaccttatcttgaaaatactcaacacaaaaaaggggctggcagaatggttcaggtggtagagcacctgcgtcacaagtgtgaagtcctgagttcaagctccagtcctgaaaaaaaaaaaaagaaagagaacatcaGCCAGGAATAGTGATGcctacttataatcccagcacttgggagactgagatgggagaattgagagtttgaggccagcctgggctacatagtgagtttgaggccagcctaggctagatagtaagaccctgtctcaaaagccaaaccaaaacagataaaaacaaaaagaagagagcATCAAGCCTTAGTTACTAGTCCTAGGCGAGCCCCTGCATCAGGGGCTGCTTTTATCCTGCTCAGAACTCAAGTGTAGCATCAAGACAGAaaaggcactttttttttaagttgttgcagCAACACAACATTAAAGTAGGATGGTGTAAATTACCCCATCACAATTACTTGtagttttttctgtgtcttctagaCTTTCCTCCCAAAGGTCAAATTTATTCATAGTGTCACAGTAGTATGCACagtcaaatttttaaataaattagtttGAGTTTTATCATACAGATAATTATCATTAATTCTCCAGATAGTTATTAAGCATGTTTTTTTGTGCTAAGCACTATTCTGAGCTCATGGAGCTCCCATTCCAGTGGAGAAAACAGACAATATCTTCGTTTGCTATAAGCAAATGAGTAGATAATGTAATTTCAGTTAATGAGGAGTGCCGTGTGGATATTGGAGTGAGTGAAGATCGAACCGTCAGGGCTTGTGCATGGTAGGCCAGTGCTGTGCCTCTGAGCCACattgccacacctccagcccacaagGAGCAGGCAGTATTTAAGATGGGAGGTCTCTCTGGGGAGGGGATGTCTGAGGCCTGAGTGATGTGAAGGAGCGCAGCGTGTAAGGATCCAAGGGAAGAGCTTCCAGATGGAGCGAACAATGAGTGCAGAGTTCTAAAGCATAGTGACCTTGGCGTCATGGAGCAAGAGCCTGAAAGCCAGGGTTCTGAGTGGATGGACgaagaggggagaagaaaggCCTGGAGCTTAGTTGGTGTGATgaggagtttggattttattctgggAAGGAAAGCTGTTGGAGGATTTCAAGCAGAGAAATGTCATTGCTTGGCTTACGTTCAGAAAAAGCCAAGCTGGCTGTGCTACTGAGGCTAGGCAGTCCGAAGGCAAAAGTAGGAGTAGGCACACTGTGTAGGTCACTGCGGTAGTCTAGGCAAAGACGATGGGGACTATAGAGGTCGCAGTGGAGGTGGAGAGAAATGTGGGATTCCCCATGCAGTTAGAAGACAGAATGATCAAGACTTGCTGATGGAGCTTGAGGTGTAACTCAGTCCTAGATCACTTTTCTAGGCTcttggtttgatccctagcaacacacactcatacacatgcatgcatgcaaatACTGGCTGGTAGATTGGATGTTGGGGAGGGGGACCCCAAGATTTTGGTTTAAGGCATAGAGTGAAGGATGGTGCCATCATTGCCACTTGCTGAGCTGTGAAGAAGGCATAGGAAAGAGGCGTAGGGAATTAATAATCCTGTATTGGAAATCCTGGTTTGAGATACTTAGTATTCATCCAAGAGGAGAAATTGGGCTAGCAGGCAGATGTGTGAAGTCAGAGCTCAGGCTGGAGATACTAGTTTGAGAATTGTCAGAGGGAGCTGGGTGTGAGGGCGTATattggtaatcccagcactatggaGGCCAAAGTtagaggatcatgattttgaggccaccctgggctatctAGTAAGACCCACTTCAAAAAAAGTTATCAGAGGGGATAACTGTAAGAGTAGAGTCCTGGATAGCAAGACAGGACTGAAATGGCAGCAGGGATGTGGGATGGTGTCCCCattggaaaaagagagaaggaagaatgtaTGCAAGCAGATGTAGGTAGCCTGGTACATCGTCCAGGGAAGAATTCTCTTCTGATTTCGTCTCTTTTTCTAGTGAAGCCATCAACAGAGCAATCGAAGGTAGGAGGGGTGCATTGGAGATCTGGGGAGACAGGAGGAATAGTCATTTTGCAGACTAAGGTGGTGAAGTAACTAGGGAGATGTGGCCAGTTGCCTGGATGTTGAGTGTCACTACAAATTATGGGcaaacttttttggtggtactgagtatcagcttggggccttgtgctggttaggcaggtgctctaccatttgggccacgCCCCCAGGTCTAGATTAAAGTGAAGGTTTTGTATGTTTTCTCCAGCCATCTTCACTGCTGTGGTGAGGCTTGGAGTAGGTTCAGAATTGGGCTGAACAGGAGTTTAACTTTTGCCAGCTAAGTGCCATGGAGAAATGGAGGGCAGAGGCAATGAAGAGGTGTATAAGAGAGATTAGACATTGGCCTCTGGGGTCTATGCTGGTGAGGAAGGGCAGCGGGAGGGGAGATGGATAGTGACTAGTGGggagtgctggagattaaactcatggcctcatacatgctaggcaagtgttctaccactgagctatgcaccCAGTCCTCAACTTTTAAAATCCACATGCCATAGTCCCAACCTAGAAATTGTTCTTCCAGATACAGTCTTACACAAATGCAAATTGGGTATGCGAGGCTGACCATCCAAGCTCCATGGGCCTGTGAGTTTTTACTGGGAGCCAGCGTTGCAGGTGCATGTCCTTACTGTGGTGAGGTCACATCTCCTTGCTACAGCCCCTGCCCTCAGCAGGAGTTAGTGGGATCCACCATGCACCATGTGCTCTCTACAGTTGTCCTGAGGGAGTCACCCTCACTAAGAAGCCACCCACACTGAGTGTtagcatgtttaaaaaaaaatgtttactgggtaaaaaaatacacatacattCTGTGTTTGCTTATTGGTCAACAGATTATTaatatctttcagtgttttttttttgtggcactgaggtttgaactcagggcctcacacttgctgggcagttgctctaccaattgagccactctgccagccctttttgtgttggatattttcaagatagggccttacgaattatttgcccaggctggttttgaactgcagtcctcctgatctctgtctcctgagtagctaggattacaggcttgagctactggCTCCCagcttcaggtttttttttgtttttgtttttttgttttttgggtgagggtctggaacttgctgtgtatctcatgttggctttgaactcacaatcctccagtctcagcttcctgagtgctgggattgtaggtgtgtgccaccatgcgcAGCCAGTTCTTTACATAGACTTTTCATTTTGcttacaataaattttttttttgcagtactggaacttgaactcagggcctcacacttgctaggcagtcactgtaCTGCTTAAGGCACACCTCCACCCCTACACTAAGATCTTTAGTAGGATTATACTTGGTTGGATGTTACAAATTTTAAGTGGTTTGTTTATTAGTGTATGTGAAAGACATCATTAGCTCACGTTAGACTTTATTTCTTTCACTGTGGAAAATAAGCTCTACATTTTAGGAACATTTTTAGGGACCGTGGATGAAAAACCTGTTTCTCAGAGTTTTGGGCTCTTAGGTTTTATTAAGTAGCCAGCAAAATGTGTTTGATTATCTTTTCTCTCAGAGGGTTTATTCCAAGGTGTGGTTAGTTCCACACAGCCTGTGTTCATTTTATAGCTCATGTAGGTTATGATTCTTGACaattataaacacaaaaattccCCAGGGGTTCTCCCAGCATAGACAGATGAAGTAGTGATAGGTGTCAGTTGCTGTTGACCTCTACCCTTGGCAGTGGTGCACAGGCTCTGCAGTGCACAGTGGGCTGGTAGGCAGTGCTGTGGTGTGACACGTGGTGACACTTTGAGCAGACAGCATGCCAATCCTGGGACTCGAGGGAGGGAGCTTCCAGTGCTCAGAGTGCTTGGACTCACACAGGGTGGGGTTGGCTTTGTAAAGaagttttgcttttctgttcATGTAGACATGAGGAGGGAGAGGTCTGTGACATAAACTTACTCTTGAGTGTTTGGCAACTGCAGGGCGTCTGtcttgaaagaacaaaatgtcagTTAGAAATGTAGGTGTGTGCtccataacaaaaaaaaatgtgttatatattgtCATGTACGGGGATGATAGGATGCTTATGAAATCAGGAAATTTCAAGCTTTAAATGTGGGTGCAGAAGGTGAGGCTTTGGGACCCAGGAAACAGCTACTCCAGATGCCAGCATGTGGGGCCCTTTAGGTCAGGGGCCCAGATTGGCAGGTGCCACACACCACCCTGGGCAGCCTGTCCCTCCATTCCCTCACTCTTGGATACTTGGGGCCACCCTTGTTTCTGCCTGTATGCAAGCTCAGTATTGAAATAGGTAAGCAGCAATGGCCCGGCACTAGGTACTTGGCTTGGTACCTTTGGGTGAATGAAGGATTCTGGGTGGAGGGCCCAAGCTTTGAGGAGCAGCTGCGTCCCCTGCGTTCCAGGAGGAGCTCCTGTGCCTGTCCCTGCTTTCTTAGGGGCCTGGTGGGTAGGGCACTCGGTTATCTGAGATTGAATCATATGAACTGGCTAGTACTCAACTTTCACCTTCCAAAGGTACACTTTTTCTTGGTTCAATCAAATAGCCTGTCAAAATGAAGTACCTTTTGTAAGGCAAGGTCcaagcttttatttgttttctagcTTGTTCATAGCATTCACATTTGTAACTGCTGCCATCCAAAGGTTGCTGGAGCTGGAGAGAGAGTGAGGAGTGGTGGGCGTGGTGGCTGTGGTGGCAGACTTCTGTGCAGTAGCACCATGTGTGACTATGGGatttgtaaaatgtttttcttcctgtGCCCAGAGAGCTCCTATTGGAGAGGGTGATAGTTACTGTTGCTCACttactttataaaaatgttttattacgGAATTGGGTGATAGACTTGTGAACATTTTGAAATACTTAGTGAAGTTAGAGGCTTGATGATACTAGAAGAAAGATCACTGTCAATGAAAGTCTCAACAATCCCTGCAAGGTTTTAGTGGAGGTCTCAGTTGCTGTCTTATGAATGAATTAGTTCgggttcttttgttctttgttgtacACAAAAGAACTGAGTCAGCAGTGCATCTGAGCGATCTTGAGAGACATTCCCCCTGTTGAGAGTAGGGAAGCCCTCGGAGGCCTCCAGGGCAGGGACAGGTTAGAAAGcagcattttgttttaaagagtaggttcatgtttgtgtgttttgagacTTGGCAAAGTGGAAGCTACACACTGTAGCTTGTAGAACTGGAGGAAGGGTCCGTCGGTTTCCTTGGAATGGAGAGCAGAGCCAGTCATACTTTAGCAAGCCTTACCTAAACCTGGGAAGGTAATAAAGGTATCTCTGTGTTATTCATGTTGGTATCTGCTTTGGAGGGAATGCCTTGAGTTCCTGGGAGTCCTGGGCAGGACCATGTTGATATTGTCAGTTGGTGGCTAAAATACCTTTGTTGATGTCCTACAGGTTAGGGAAATTAGAGCCTAGATGTGATCATGTAGTCTTGCTTCTGCTGTTTGTGTCATACAGTAGGTTTAGACCTGATGTGTATTTGTAAAAGTACATACAATTGACGAGAACAAATGTAAAACAGGTGTCAACGATGCAAATGTGACTCCA from Castor canadensis chromosome 16, mCasCan1.hap1v2, whole genome shotgun sequence harbors:
- the LOC109692352 gene encoding pterin-4-alpha-carbinolamine dehydratase 2 isoform X5, with protein sequence MGMAEHQGKRAQSTFHSLQLRLQVHATNSGSFSSVSLVTASDIISPESTAALHESTGVKPQGLTAEERNQVLLDLKAAGWLELSERDAIYKEFSFENFNQAFGFMSRVALQAEKMNHHPEWANVYNKVQITLTSHDCGGLTKRDVRLAKFIEKAAASV